One Theropithecus gelada isolate Dixy chromosome 17, Tgel_1.0, whole genome shotgun sequence genomic region harbors:
- the SHISA2 gene encoding protein shisa-2 homolog, protein MWGGRRSSVASSRNAASLLQLLLAALLAAGARASGEYCHGWLDAQGVWRIGFQCPERFDGGDATICCGSCALRYCCSSAEARLDQGGCDNDRQQGAGEPGRADKDGPDGSAVPIYVPFLIVGSVFVAFIILGSLVAACCCRCLRPKQDPQQSRAPGGNRLMETIPMIPSASTSRGSSSRQSSTAASSSSSANSGARAPPTRSQTNCCLPEGTMNNVYVNMPTNFSVLNCQQATQIVPHQGQYLHPPYVGYAVQHDSVPMTAVPPFMDGLQPGYRQIQSPFPHTNSEQKMYPAVTV, encoded by the exons ATGTGGGGCGGTCGCCGCTCATCCGTCGCCTCCTCCCGGAACGCCGCTTCgctcctgcagctgctgctggccGCGCTGTTGGCGGCGGGGGCGAGGGCCAGCGGCGAGTACTGCCACGGCTGGCTGGACGCGCAGGGCGTCTGGCGCATCGGCTTCCAGTGTCCCGAGCGCTTCGACGGCGGCGACGCCACCATCTGCTGCGGCAGCTGCGCGTTGCGCTACTGCTGCTCCAGCGCCGAGGCGCGCCTGGACCAGGGCGGCTGCGACAACGACCGCCAGCAGGGCGCCGGCGAGCCTGGCAGGGCGGACAAAGACGGCCCCGACGGCTCGGCAG TGCCCATCTACGTGCCGTTCCTCATcgttggctctgtgtttgtcgcCTTTATCATCTTGGGGTCCCTGGTGGCAGCCTGTTGCTGCAGATGTCTCCGGCCTAAGCAGGATCCCCAACAGAGCCGAGCCCCAGGGGGTAACCGCTTGATGGAGACCATCCCCATGATCCCCAGTGCCAGCACCTCCCGGGGGTCATCCTCACGCCAGTCCAGCACAGCTGCCAGTTCCAGCTCCAGCGCCAACTCGGGGGCCCGGGCGCCCCCAACAAGGTCACAGACCAACTGTTGCTTGCCGGAAGGGACCATGAACAATGTGTATGTCAACATGCCCACGAATTTCTCGGTGCTGAACTGTCAGCAGGCCACCCAGATTGTGCCACATCAAGGGCAGTATCTGCATCCCCCATACGTGGGGTATGCGGTGCAGCATGACTCTGTGCCCATGACTGCTGTGCCACCTTTCATGGACGGCCTGCAGCCTGGCTACAGGCAGATTCAGTCCCCCTTCCCTCACACCAACAGTGAACAGAAGATGTACCCAGCGGTGACTGTATAA